The following are encoded in a window of Streptococcus pasteurianus genomic DNA:
- the parC gene encoding DNA topoisomerase IV subunit A, with amino-acid sequence MSNVQNMSLEDIMGDRFGRYSKYIIQERALPDIRDGLKPVQRRILYSMNKDGNTFDKGFRKSAKSVGNVMGNFHPHGDSSIYNAMVRMSQDWKNRATLIEMHGNNGSMDGDPPAAMRYTEARLSEIAGYLLHDIDKDTVPFAWNFDDTEKEPTVLPAAFPNLLVNGATGISAGYATDIPPHNLAEVIDAVVYLIDHPNAKLDKLMAFLPGPDFPTGAIIQGKDGIRKAYETGKGRVVVRSRTDIESLKGGKKQIVVTEIPYEVNKAVLVKKIDDVRVNNKVPGIAEVRDESDRDGLRIAIELKKDADEQTVLNYLLKYTDLQVNYNFNMVAIDNYTPRQVGIIPMLTSYIAHRKEIIVARSKFDKEKAEKRLHIVEGLIRVISILDDVIALIRASENKADAKENLKVSYEFSEEQAEAIVTLQLYRLTNTDIVTLENEEAELRERITMLKAIIGDERTMYNVMKRELREVKKKFATPRLTELQAEAETIEIDVASLIVEEDTFVSVTKGGYIKRTSPRSYNASTVEEIGKRDDDELIFVAQAKTTQHLLIFTNLGNVIYRPIHELTDIRWKDIGEHLSQTITNFATDEYVLYAEIVDDFGSQTYFAATKLGQIKRFERKEFTPWRTYKSKSVKYAKLKNADDSVVTISPIALDDVMIVTHNGYALHFNIEEVPVVGAKAAGVKAINLKDDDFVASAFVANTDSFFILTQRGSLKRMATELIPATSRANRGLQVLRELKSKPHRVFMAGPVHTSNDVQNLDLFTISTVDSDDVETLEVHSNKGTVYQAILEDLNLSERTSNGSFISDKISDEGVFNARIK; translated from the coding sequence ATGTCAAATGTACAAAATATGTCTCTTGAAGACATTATGGGAGATCGTTTTGGGCGATATTCCAAATATATTATTCAAGAGCGGGCTTTGCCAGACATTCGTGATGGCTTGAAGCCTGTTCAACGCCGTATCCTTTATTCAATGAATAAAGACGGCAATACCTTTGATAAAGGTTTCCGTAAATCGGCGAAATCCGTCGGTAACGTTATGGGGAATTTCCACCCACACGGTGACTCTTCAATTTATAACGCCATGGTGCGTATGAGTCAAGATTGGAAGAATCGTGCGACTTTAATTGAAATGCACGGTAACAACGGTTCTATGGACGGTGACCCACCAGCTGCCATGCGTTATACCGAAGCACGCTTGTCAGAAATTGCGGGTTATTTACTCCATGATATTGACAAAGATACGGTTCCTTTTGCTTGGAACTTTGATGATACCGAAAAAGAACCAACGGTTTTACCTGCGGCTTTTCCAAATTTATTGGTAAATGGTGCGACAGGGATTTCAGCAGGTTATGCAACGGATATTCCGCCACATAATTTAGCAGAAGTGATTGATGCGGTTGTTTACCTCATTGATCATCCTAATGCTAAATTGGATAAATTAATGGCATTCTTGCCTGGACCAGATTTTCCTACTGGTGCGATTATTCAAGGTAAAGATGGTATTCGTAAAGCTTATGAGACTGGTAAAGGTCGTGTTGTGGTTCGCTCACGCACAGACATTGAAAGTCTCAAAGGTGGTAAAAAACAGATTGTCGTTACAGAAATTCCTTATGAAGTTAATAAAGCGGTACTTGTTAAGAAAATCGATGATGTTCGTGTGAATAATAAAGTGCCTGGTATCGCGGAAGTTCGTGATGAATCCGACCGTGATGGTCTGCGTATTGCTATTGAGCTTAAAAAAGATGCTGACGAACAAACTGTTCTCAACTATCTTTTGAAATACACAGATTTGCAGGTGAATTACAATTTCAACATGGTTGCCATTGATAACTACACACCACGTCAGGTTGGTATCATTCCAATGTTGACAAGTTATATTGCGCACCGTAAAGAAATTATCGTTGCTCGTTCGAAATTTGATAAAGAAAAAGCTGAAAAACGCCTTCATATCGTGGAAGGTTTGATTCGTGTGATTTCGATTCTTGACGATGTTATCGCGCTTATTCGTGCGTCTGAAAATAAAGCTGATGCTAAAGAAAATTTGAAAGTTAGCTATGAATTCTCGGAAGAACAAGCCGAAGCAATCGTCACATTGCAATTGTACCGTTTGACAAATACTGATATTGTAACGCTTGAAAATGAAGAAGCAGAGCTTCGTGAACGTATTACAATGCTTAAAGCCATTATCGGCGATGAACGTACCATGTACAATGTCATGAAACGTGAATTGCGTGAAGTTAAGAAAAAATTTGCTACACCACGTTTGACAGAATTGCAAGCTGAAGCTGAAACAATTGAAATTGATGTAGCAAGCTTGATTGTTGAGGAAGATACCTTTGTTAGCGTAACGAAAGGCGGTTATATCAAACGTACCAGCCCACGTTCTTACAACGCTTCGACAGTTGAAGAAATTGGAAAACGTGATGATGATGAGCTGATTTTCGTAGCACAAGCTAAGACAACACAGCACTTGCTGATTTTCACAAATCTTGGTAATGTCATTTACCGTCCAATCCATGAATTGACTGATATTCGTTGGAAAGATATCGGTGAACACTTGTCGCAAACCATTACCAACTTTGCGACAGATGAATACGTTTTGTATGCTGAAATTGTTGATGATTTCGGTTCACAAACCTACTTTGCTGCAACAAAACTTGGACAAATCAAACGCTTTGAACGCAAGGAATTCACACCTTGGCGCACTTACAAATCAAAATCAGTTAAATATGCTAAGTTAAAAAATGCTGATGATAGTGTCGTTACCATCTCACCAATTGCGTTAGACGACGTAATGATTGTGACACACAACGGTTACGCACTGCATTTCAATATCGAAGAAGTGCCAGTCGTTGGCGCAAAAGCAGCAGGGGTCAAGGCAATCAACCTTAAAGACGATGATTTCGTAGCCTCAGCCTTTGTTGCCAATACAGATAGTTTCTTTATCTTAACACAACGTGGTAGCCTTAAACGTATGGCGACAGAGCTTATTCCAGCTACAAGCCGTGCAAATCGTGGTTTGCAAGTCTTACGCGAACTCAAATCAAAACCACATCGTGTCTTTATGGCTGGACCAGTTCATACTTCTAATGACGTGCAAAACCTTGATTTATTCACTATTAGCACAGTAGATTCTGATGATGTTGAAACATTAGAGGTTCATTCGAATAAAGGTACTGTTTACCAAGCCATTTTAGAAGATTTAAACCTTTCTGAACGTACAAGTAACGGTTCATTTATCTCAGATAAAATTTCTGATGAAGGTGTCTTTAACGCACGAATCAAATAA
- a CDS encoding branched-chain amino acid aminotransferase produces the protein MTVDLDWENLGFAYHKLPFRYISYYKDGQWDDGQLTEDATLHISEASPALHYGQQAFEGLKAYRTKDGSVQLFRPNMNAERLQRTADRLLMPQVPTEKFIDAAKQVVRANEEFVPPYGTGATLYLRPLLIGVGDMIGVHPADAYIFTIFAMPVGNYFKGGLVPTNFLIQDEYDRAAPNGTGAAKVGGNYAASLLPGKVAHDRKFSDVIYLDPATHTKIEEVGSANFFGITADSEFITPLSPSILPSITKYSLLYLAEHRFGMKAIQGDVKLDELDKFVEAGACGTAAVISPIGGVQHGDDFHVFYSETEVGPVTRKLYDELVGIQFGDIEAPEGWIYKVD, from the coding sequence ATGACAGTAGATTTAGACTGGGAAAACCTAGGATTTGCCTATCATAAATTACCATTTCGATATATTTCATATTATAAAGACGGTCAGTGGGATGACGGACAATTAACAGAAGATGCAACGCTTCATATTTCAGAAGCGTCTCCAGCTTTGCATTATGGTCAACAAGCGTTTGAAGGCTTGAAAGCTTATCGCACAAAAGATGGCTCTGTTCAATTATTCCGCCCAAATATGAATGCAGAACGTTTGCAACGCACAGCAGACCGCCTTCTTATGCCACAAGTGCCAACTGAAAAATTCATTGATGCCGCTAAGCAAGTTGTGCGCGCCAATGAAGAATTCGTCCCACCATATGGTACAGGTGCAACTCTTTATCTACGTCCTCTTTTGATTGGTGTTGGTGATATGATTGGTGTTCACCCAGCTGATGCATACATTTTCACTATTTTTGCCATGCCAGTTGGAAATTACTTCAAAGGTGGCTTAGTGCCAACAAACTTCTTGATTCAAGATGAATATGACCGTGCTGCACCAAATGGTACAGGTGCCGCAAAAGTTGGTGGTAACTACGCAGCAAGCCTTCTTCCAGGGAAAGTGGCGCACGACCGCAAGTTTTCTGACGTTATTTATCTTGACCCAGCCACTCATACCAAAATTGAAGAAGTCGGTTCGGCAAACTTCTTCGGTATTACAGCGGATAGTGAATTTATCACACCGCTTAGTCCATCTATTTTGCCATCTATCACAAAATATTCGCTTCTTTATTTGGCAGAGCACCGCTTTGGCATGAAAGCTATCCAAGGTGACGTAAAACTTGATGAATTGGATAAATTCGTTGAAGCTGGTGCTTGTGGTACAGCAGCCGTTATTTCACCAATCGGTGGTGTTCAACATGGAGATGACTTCCATGTCTTTTATAGCGAAACAGAAGTAGGTCCTGTAACCCGTAAACTTTATGACGAGCTTGTTGGTATCCAGTTTGGTGATATTGAAGCTCCAGAAGGTTGGATTTACAAAGTTGACTAA
- a CDS encoding DUF2969 domain-containing protein, translated as MSKKDKKIEIQLADAKVEINNAKVEGYTLTAGKKIIGEIAELDGKFAIVKNGEVGAFFKTLEQTIESIIENYNLNR; from the coding sequence ATGAGCAAAAAAGATAAGAAAATCGAAATTCAACTAGCTGATGCTAAGGTTGAAATCAATAACGCCAAAGTTGAAGGCTACACTTTGACAGCTGGTAAAAAAATCATTGGTGAAATCGCTGAATTAGATGGTAAGTTTGCAATTGTCAAGAATGGAGAAGTCGGAGCCTTCTTCAAGACATTAGAACAAACGATTGAAAGTATTATTGAAAATTACAATCTTAATCGCTAA
- the rpsA gene encoding 30S ribosomal protein S1 encodes MNEFEDLLNSVSEVNPGDVVTAEVLTVDNDQANVVIEGTGVEGVLTLRELTNDRDADINDFVKTGDTVEVLVLRQVVGKDTDTVTFLVSKKRLEARKAWDKLVGREGEVVTVKGTRAVKGGLSVEFEGLRGFIPASMIDTRFVRNTEKFVGQEFEAKIKEVVPAENRFILSRREVVEEKAAAARNEVFSNLEEGAIVKGKVARLTSFGAFIDLGGVDGLVHVTELSHERNVSPKSVVSVGEEVEVKVLSIDEEAGRVSLSLKATTPGPWDGVEQKLTTGDVVEGKVKRLTDFGAFVEVLPGIDGLVHISQISHKRVENPKDVLSVGQEVNVKVLDVNAAAERVSLSIKALEERPAQAENEEKRQSRPRRPKREAKRDYELPETQTGFSMADLFGDIEL; translated from the coding sequence ATGAATGAATTTGAAGATTTGCTAAACAGTGTTAGCGAAGTAAACCCTGGTGATGTGGTCACTGCGGAAGTTTTAACTGTTGATAATGATCAAGCAAACGTTGTTATCGAAGGGACAGGTGTTGAAGGTGTCCTTACACTTCGTGAATTGACTAACGATCGTGATGCTGACATTAATGACTTTGTTAAAACTGGCGACACAGTTGAAGTTCTTGTTCTTCGTCAAGTTGTAGGTAAAGATACTGATACAGTTACTTTCCTTGTCTCTAAAAAACGCTTGGAAGCTCGCAAAGCTTGGGATAAACTTGTTGGTCGTGAAGGTGAAGTTGTTACTGTTAAAGGTACACGTGCTGTTAAAGGTGGTCTTTCAGTTGAATTTGAAGGACTTCGCGGATTTATCCCAGCTTCAATGATTGATACTCGTTTTGTACGTAATACCGAAAAATTTGTTGGTCAAGAGTTCGAAGCTAAAATTAAAGAAGTTGTTCCAGCTGAAAACCGCTTCATCCTTTCACGTCGTGAAGTTGTTGAAGAAAAAGCTGCTGCTGCTCGTAACGAAGTATTCTCTAATCTTGAAGAGGGTGCAATTGTTAAGGGTAAAGTTGCTCGCTTGACAAGTTTTGGTGCTTTCATCGACCTTGGTGGTGTTGACGGACTTGTTCACGTGACTGAGTTGTCTCACGAACGTAACGTGTCACCTAAATCAGTTGTTTCTGTTGGTGAAGAAGTTGAAGTTAAAGTTCTTTCAATCGACGAAGAAGCAGGTCGTGTATCACTTTCACTTAAAGCTACTACACCTGGACCATGGGATGGTGTAGAACAAAAACTTACTACTGGTGATGTTGTTGAAGGTAAAGTTAAACGTTTGACTGACTTTGGTGCTTTCGTTGAGGTATTACCTGGTATCGATGGACTTGTTCATATCTCACAAATTTCACACAAGCGTGTTGAAAATCCAAAAGATGTCCTTTCAGTAGGTCAAGAAGTTAATGTAAAAGTTCTTGACGTTAACGCAGCTGCAGAACGTGTATCACTTTCTATCAAAGCTCTTGAAGAACGTCCAGCACAAGCTGAAAACGAAGAAAAACGTCAATCTCGTCCACGTCGTCCAAAACGTGAAGCTAAACGTGATTACGAACTTCCAGAAACTCAAACTGGATTCTCAATGGCTGACTTGTTTGGCGATATTGAATTATAA
- a CDS encoding LrgB family protein, which yields MNEVITSPIFGIMVSILAYLMGMLIFRRFPHPITTPLLLATFFIITFLKISNISYTDYYVGGSYLNMLIVPSTVALGIPLYRSFHLMKHHIRSILSGILIACIVNTTFTALIAKAFGIKYLLAVSLFPKSVTTAMAVGIIDKMGGITTVTLVVVVITGILTSVLGPVFLKLLKIDDPVAIGLSLGGTGHAIGTGTALKYGHVEGAMAGLAIGVTGIVYVIISPIVAQIILK from the coding sequence ATGAATGAGGTTATTACAAGTCCAATCTTTGGTATAATGGTGTCGATTCTTGCATATTTAATGGGAATGCTAATTTTTAGACGTTTTCCACATCCAATTACAACACCATTACTTCTAGCGACTTTTTTCATTATCACCTTTCTAAAAATAAGTAATATTTCGTATACCGACTATTACGTTGGAGGTAGCTACCTCAACATGCTTATCGTTCCTTCAACTGTCGCACTTGGAATACCGCTTTATCGGTCATTCCACCTAATGAAACATCACATCAGAAGCATTCTATCAGGCATTTTAATCGCTTGTATTGTTAACACTACATTCACAGCACTTATCGCTAAAGCTTTTGGAATTAAATACCTCTTAGCTGTTTCTTTATTTCCAAAATCTGTAACAACTGCTATGGCAGTTGGAATTATCGACAAAATGGGTGGAATTACAACAGTTACCCTTGTCGTTGTTGTCATTACTGGAATTTTAACTAGTGTTCTTGGTCCAGTTTTTCTAAAACTTTTAAAAATCGATGACCCTGTAGCGATTGGGTTAAGCCTAGGTGGTACAGGACACGCTATCGGAACAGGGACCGCCTTAAAATATGGTCATGTCGAAGGTGCAATGGCTGGTCTCGCCATTGGTGTGACTGGAATCGTATATGTTATTATTAGTCCAATTGTTGCTCAAATCATTCTAAAGTAG
- a CDS encoding CidA/LrgA family protein — translation MKLYVQFMIILVFSFIGEAISNLLHLPVPGSIIGLVLLFLALEFKLIRLRHIDVVGNFLLNNMTILFLPAAVGIMEKFNDIKNYLLPITIIILGAIFLNVAVIGFVVQLIKKHFEGDYVDKGVRHE, via the coding sequence ATGAAGTTATACGTTCAATTTATGATTATTCTGGTCTTTTCATTCATTGGAGAGGCAATTTCAAATTTGTTGCATTTACCCGTTCCTGGTAGCATTATTGGGCTAGTGCTACTTTTTCTTGCGCTCGAATTTAAACTTATCCGCCTTAGACACATCGACGTTGTCGGAAATTTTTTATTGAATAATATGACCATTCTTTTTTTGCCCGCAGCTGTCGGAATTATGGAAAAATTTAACGATATTAAGAATTATTTACTTCCTATCACTATCATTATTTTAGGTGCTATTTTCCTAAATGTTGCCGTTATCGGTTTTGTTGTGCAATTGATCAAAAAACATTTTGAAGGAGATTACGTCGATAAAGGAGTCCGTCATGAATGA
- a CDS encoding TVP38/TMEM64 family protein: protein MKTKISKRYVFFQRLIQFLGILALIGTLALVVWFYRLGILNDSNALKDFVHRHQFWGPLIFVLVQIFQVVFPIIPGGVTTVAGFLIFDPWLGFLYNYLGIIIGSIILFLLVRIYGRKFILLFVNEKTFYKYEARLETKGFETFFILCMLSPISPADVLVMITGLTRISLKRFILIIMLTKPISILSYSYIWIFGGDLIKIILH from the coding sequence ATGAAAACGAAAATATCTAAGCGCTATGTGTTTTTTCAGCGACTAATCCAGTTTTTAGGAATTTTAGCCTTGATTGGTACTTTAGCTTTAGTGGTTTGGTTTTACCGATTAGGGATTTTAAATGATAGCAACGCCTTGAAAGATTTTGTCCACCGTCACCAATTCTGGGGACCGTTAATTTTTGTTTTAGTTCAAATTTTTCAAGTTGTTTTCCCAATTATTCCTGGTGGTGTAACAACCGTAGCTGGCTTCCTTATTTTCGATCCTTGGCTCGGTTTTTTGTACAATTATCTTGGAATTATCATTGGAAGTATTATCCTCTTCTTGCTCGTCCGTATCTATGGAAGAAAATTTATTTTGCTATTTGTTAATGAAAAAACTTTTTACAAATACGAAGCAAGACTTGAAACAAAGGGATTTGAGACATTTTTTATCCTTTGTATGTTGTCACCGATATCTCCTGCTGATGTATTGGTGATGATTACTGGACTGACACGTATTTCTCTAAAGCGTTTTATTTTAATTATCATGCTCACAAAACCAATCTCCATTCTTTCGTATAGTTATATTTGGATTTTTGGTGGCGATCTTATCAAAATAATTTTACATTAA
- a CDS encoding ABC transporter ATP-binding protein, producing MTQLLQLHHVTKKYKKHVAIDDITLNLPTGKIIGLLGPNGSGKTTLIKLINGLLQPTTGDIVIDGYRPSVETKKIVSYLPDTSYLRENMKIKDTLTLFEDFYTDFSREQAEHLLDDLDLNPNEQLKNLSKGNKEKVQLILVMSRQAKLYILDEPIGGVDPAAREYILRTIINNYREDASVIISTHLIAEIEPILDEIVFLKEGKVILQGNTDDIREEYSKSIDSLFREKYKA from the coding sequence ATGACACAACTGCTTCAACTGCATCATGTTACCAAAAAATACAAAAAGCATGTGGCTATTGACGATATTACACTCAACCTTCCTACGGGTAAAATTATTGGTTTACTAGGTCCAAACGGTAGTGGGAAAACAACACTCATCAAATTAATAAATGGCCTTCTTCAGCCAACCACTGGAGACATTGTCATTGACGGTTATCGCCCTTCCGTGGAAACGAAAAAAATTGTTTCATATTTACCTGATACCTCTTATTTGAGAGAAAATATGAAAATCAAGGATACCTTAACATTATTCGAGGATTTTTATACCGATTTCTCGCGTGAACAAGCTGAACATCTCTTAGACGATTTAGATCTTAATCCCAATGAACAACTCAAAAATCTATCTAAAGGAAACAAAGAAAAAGTTCAACTTATTTTAGTTATGAGCCGGCAAGCTAAGCTCTACATTCTTGATGAACCAATTGGTGGTGTTGATCCAGCAGCTCGAGAATACATCCTACGCACAATTATTAATAATTATCGTGAAGATGCTTCAGTGATTATCTCAACACATCTAATTGCTGAAATCGAACCAATCCTTGATGAAATCGTTTTCCTCAAAGAAGGAAAAGTTATTTTACAAGGAAATACCGATGATATTCGTGAAGAATATAGTAAATCAATCGACTCACTCTTTCGTGAAAAATATAAAGCTTAG
- a CDS encoding GntR family transcriptional regulator encodes MSWKFDEKSPIYVQIAQHIKMQIISQEIKNGDQLPTVRELAEEAGVNPNTMQRAFSELEREGMVYSQRTSGRFVTEDTDLIMQKRREVAEAELESFVNNMQKMGFQINDITSVLESYIKEKN; translated from the coding sequence ATGTCCTGGAAATTTGATGAAAAATCACCTATTTATGTTCAAATTGCACAGCATATTAAAATGCAAATTATCAGTCAAGAAATAAAAAATGGTGACCAACTTCCAACTGTCCGTGAACTTGCTGAAGAAGCTGGTGTCAATCCTAACACCATGCAACGTGCTTTTTCAGAACTCGAGCGAGAAGGTATGGTTTACTCTCAACGAACATCAGGGCGTTTTGTAACAGAAGATACAGATCTTATTATGCAAAAACGTCGCGAAGTTGCTGAGGCTGAACTCGAATCTTTTGTTAATAATATGCAAAAAATGGGTTTTCAAATCAACGACATCACATCAGTATTAGAATCTTATATTAAGGAGAAGAATTAG
- a CDS encoding DNA polymerase III subunit alpha, with protein MFAQLDTKTVYSFMDSLIDLEGYVKAAKSLGYQTVGIMDKDNLYAAFHFIEEAKKQSLQPVVGLELSFAVEETLSLKLYLLAQDTTGYKNLMKISSKQMSSGIQLGELFNYLTGVAIVVPYFEELEALSLPFDYYIGVDVNSPQKAYEKPIFPLYTVRYFETNEVEALHMLHAIRDNISLKDAPPAPQGQNLLACDILTQAFRETFPQALENQEKLISNIHYEFDTDLKLPRFNRQKLAQEELIERTEAGLRAKNLWLPAYQERLEKELSIIHKMGFDDYFLIVWDLLRFGRSHGYYMGMGRGSAAGSLVSYALDITGIDPVKNNLLFERFLNEERYSMPDIDIDLPDVYRSEFLHYVRDRYGSLHSAQIVTFSTFGAKQAIRDVFKRFGAPEHELTNITKKISFRDTLTSVYDKNLSFRQIINSKIEYQKAFAIAKRIEGNPRQTSIHAAGVVMSDDNLTEHIPLKAGEDMMITQYDAQAVEANGLLKMDFLGLRNLTFVQRMQEKVAKDYGVTIDIKSIDLEDKKTLGLFAAGKTKGIFQFEQAGAINLLKRIQPCRFEDIVATTSLNRPGASDYTENFIKRRFGQEEVDLIDPLVASILEPTYGIMLYQEQVMQIAQIYAGFTLGKADLLRRAMSKKKVDDMQKMESDFLEGAQQLGRPLEAAKDLFSRMAKFAGYGFNRSHAFAYSALAFQLAYFKAHYPAVFYDIMLNYSSADYITDALDSQFKVKKIDINTVPYNNKISDGYIYLGLKNLRGVPRDLCYWIIENRPFNSIEDFLTRLPENYQKMDMITPLVEVGAFDKFDRNRRKIIENLEPLFIFVNELGSLFADTSYSWIETEDYPNAEKYRLEQSLLGVGISPHPLLEIARQSTKGFTALADLQENTEATILVELNQIRVIRTKTKGEQMAFLSVTDTQKKFDVTLFPETFVRFKDKLQEGRFYYFTGKIQNRNNHLQMILNHIQEASSERLWLLLPNHLHDNEISEILSQYPGNIPVILHYQDSKQTLQSQRHLVQRTTELIEALSSYTLKTIYQ; from the coding sequence ATGTTTGCCCAGTTAGACACGAAAACTGTCTATTCTTTTATGGATAGCTTGATTGACTTAGAGGGGTATGTTAAAGCGGCTAAATCTTTAGGTTATCAAACAGTTGGAATTATGGACAAGGATAATCTTTACGCAGCTTTTCATTTTATTGAAGAGGCTAAAAAACAATCCTTGCAGCCTGTTGTTGGGTTAGAGTTATCTTTTGCCGTTGAGGAGACACTATCGTTAAAACTCTACCTACTTGCGCAAGATACAACCGGTTATAAAAATTTGATGAAGATTTCGAGTAAACAGATGTCTTCAGGCATTCAGCTAGGCGAACTCTTTAATTATTTAACTGGTGTAGCCATAGTAGTGCCTTATTTCGAGGAATTAGAGGCATTGTCGCTTCCTTTTGATTACTACATTGGGGTTGATGTTAATTCGCCTCAAAAAGCATATGAAAAGCCAATTTTTCCACTTTATACGGTTCGTTATTTTGAAACTAATGAGGTGGAAGCTCTTCACATGCTACACGCTATTCGTGATAATATTAGCTTAAAAGATGCGCCGCCTGCACCTCAAGGACAAAATCTGTTAGCTTGTGATATTTTGACACAAGCGTTTAGAGAGACATTTCCGCAAGCGTTAGAAAATCAGGAAAAGCTTATATCAAACATTCATTATGAGTTTGACACAGATTTAAAATTGCCAAGATTTAATCGTCAAAAGCTAGCACAGGAAGAATTGATTGAACGAACAGAAGCGGGATTGCGAGCTAAAAATTTGTGGCTGCCAGCTTATCAGGAGCGTTTAGAGAAAGAACTATCAATCATCCATAAAATGGGCTTCGATGATTATTTCTTAATTGTCTGGGACTTGTTGCGTTTTGGTCGAAGTCATGGTTATTATATGGGAATGGGACGTGGTTCAGCTGCAGGGAGCTTGGTTTCTTACGCCCTTGATATTACGGGGATTGACCCAGTCAAAAATAACTTACTTTTTGAACGTTTCTTAAATGAAGAACGTTATAGCATGCCAGATATTGATATTGACTTACCAGATGTGTATCGTAGCGAGTTTCTTCATTATGTACGTGACCGTTACGGAAGTTTACATTCAGCGCAGATTGTGACGTTTTCAACCTTTGGAGCAAAACAAGCCATTCGTGATGTTTTTAAACGGTTTGGAGCTCCTGAACATGAGTTGACAAATATCACGAAAAAAATCAGTTTCAGAGATACTTTAACATCGGTTTACGACAAAAATCTTTCTTTTCGTCAGATTATTAATTCCAAAATTGAATACCAAAAAGCATTTGCAATTGCAAAACGTATTGAAGGCAATCCACGTCAGACCTCTATCCACGCGGCAGGGGTTGTTATGAGCGATGATAATTTAACAGAACACATTCCGTTAAAAGCTGGCGAAGACATGATGATTACCCAGTATGATGCTCAAGCGGTTGAGGCAAACGGTCTTTTGAAAATGGACTTTCTTGGCTTGCGTAATTTGACATTTGTTCAACGTATGCAAGAAAAAGTTGCTAAAGACTACGGAGTTACTATTGACATTAAATCAATAGATTTAGAGGATAAAAAGACTTTAGGATTATTTGCGGCTGGAAAGACTAAGGGAATCTTCCAGTTTGAACAGGCTGGAGCAATTAATCTTTTGAAACGTATTCAACCATGCCGATTTGAAGATATTGTTGCAACAACTAGTTTAAACCGACCAGGTGCTAGTGATTATACTGAGAACTTCATTAAACGTCGTTTTGGGCAAGAAGAAGTGGATTTGATTGATCCATTAGTAGCATCGATTTTAGAACCAACCTACGGTATCATGCTTTATCAAGAGCAGGTCATGCAAATTGCTCAAATTTATGCAGGCTTTACCCTTGGAAAAGCGGATTTGTTACGCCGTGCCATGTCTAAGAAAAAGGTTGATGATATGCAAAAAATGGAAAGTGATTTCTTAGAAGGAGCGCAACAATTAGGGCGTCCGCTTGAAGCGGCAAAGGATTTATTTAGCCGTATGGCAAAGTTTGCTGGATATGGTTTTAATAGAAGCCACGCTTTTGCCTATTCAGCTTTAGCTTTTCAACTTGCTTATTTTAAGGCCCATTATCCTGCTGTTTTTTACGATATCATGTTGAATTATTCTAGCGCTGACTATATTACAGATGCTCTAGATTCACAATTTAAAGTTAAAAAAATCGATATCAATACCGTTCCTTACAACAATAAAATTTCAGATGGATACATTTACCTTGGTTTAAAAAATCTAAGAGGTGTTCCACGTGATTTATGCTACTGGATTATCGAAAATCGCCCGTTTAATAGCATTGAGGATTTCTTAACACGATTGCCAGAGAATTATCAAAAAATGGATATGATTACACCTTTGGTAGAAGTTGGTGCCTTTGACAAATTTGACAGAAATCGCCGAAAAATCATTGAAAACCTAGAGCCCCTTTTTATCTTTGTCAATGAGCTTGGTAGTCTATTTGCGGATACATCTTATAGTTGGATTGAGACCGAAGATTATCCAAATGCTGAAAAATACCGTTTAGAGCAGAGTTTGTTAGGCGTAGGAATTAGCCCACATCCACTATTAGAAATCGCAAGACAATCCACAAAAGGTTTTACAGCACTAGCAGATTTGCAAGAAAACACCGAAGCAACCATCTTGGTAGAACTTAATCAGATTCGTGTCATCAGGACAAAAACGAAAGGTGAGCAAATGGCATTTTTGAGTGTTACAGATACTCAGAAAAAATTCGATGTTACTTTGTTTCCAGAAACCTTTGTGCGTTTCAAAGATAAGCTTCAAGAAGGAAGATTTTATTATTTTACTGGAAAAATTCAGAATCGAAATAACCACTTGCAGATGATTTTAAATCACATTCAAGAGGCAAGTAGTGAACGATTATGGCTCTTACTTCCAAATCATCTCCACGATAATGAGATTTCTGAGATATTATCACAATATCCTGGAAACATTCCAGTGATTTTACACTATCAAGATAGTAAGCAAACATTGCAAAGTCAAAGACATCTGGTTCAAAGGACAACTGAGCTTATTGAAGCATTATCAAGCTATACTTTGAAAACGATTTATCAATAA